TTCTTTGGTCCTGGTCTCGCCGCGCTGACCATTGCCGACCGCGCGACGCTTGGGAACATGTCGCCCGAGTACGGGGCGACCATCGCCATCTTCCCCATCGATACGATGACGCTCGAGTATCTGCGTTTGACGGGACGTGACGAGGCGCAGGTGGCGCTCGTCGAGACTTACACGAAGGCGCAGGGGCTGTTCCGCTCGGAGGGGGCGCCAGAGGCGAGCTATGCCAGCCTCATCGAGCTGGACTTGGCCAGCGTCGAGCCGAGCGTCGCCGGGCCGCGGCGCCCGCAGGATCGCGTACGCCTCGGACAGGCCAAGGCGCGGTTCGGTGAAGCGCTTCAGTCCCTGCTCACCGCACCGAAGAAGGAGCCCCGTGTGACGGGCACGGCGACCGGCGGCGGGGGCGGCGCCGCCCTCGCGAGCGCCGGTGCCGCCGCCGCAACCGAGGCGCCCCCCTGGGTCGATGAGCTCGATCATGGCGCCGTTGTCGTTGCCGCTATTACGAGCTGCACGAACACCTCGAACCCGAGCGTGATGATCGGCGCCGGCCTGCTCGCGAAGAAGGCCGTCGAGAAAGGGCTCACACGAAAGCCTTGGGTGAAGACGAGCCTCGCCCCGGGGTCGAAGGTGGTGACGGAGTATCTCCGCGAGGCCGGTCTGACGGAGTACCTGGACGCGCTGGGGTTCAATCTCGTTGGCTACGGGTGCACCACCTGTATCGGAAACAGCGGCCCGCTTCCCGAAGAGGTGTCCGCTATCGTCGACGAGCGCAACCTCGTCGTCTGCTCGGTGCTGTCGGGCAATCGGAACTTCGAAGGGCGCATTCAGCCGCAAGTTCGTGCGAACTACTTGGCCTCACCGCCGCTCGTCGTCGCCTATGCACTCGCCGGTCGGATGACGATCGACCTGACGACCGAGCCCCTTGGAACGGATCGTGACGGGGCGCCTGTCTATCTTCAGGACGTCTGGCCCAGCAGCAGAGAGATTCAAGACACGATGGCGGCTGCGGTGCAGGCGGAGATGTTCCGCCGGCAGTATGCCAGCGTGTTCGAGGGCGACGCACGCTGGCGCGCGCTTCCGGTGCCGGAGGGCGAGCGCTACGTGTGGGATTCCGACTCCACGTATGTCCGACACCCACCCTATTTCGAGGGGATGACGCTCACGCCGCAGCCGCTCGAAGACGTCGCCGCAGCGCGTGTCCTTTGTGTGCTCGGGGACAGCGTGACGACAGACCACATCTCGCCGGCGGGATCAATCAAGGCCGACAGCCCGGCTGGGAAGTACCTCGAGGAGCATGGCGTCCGTGTGCGCGACTTCAACTCGTATGGTGCACGGCGCGGGAATCATGAGGTCATGGTCCGTGGGACCTTTGCAAACATTCGGCTGCGCAACCAGCTCGTGCCAGGCGTGGAGGGCGGCTTCACGATCCATCTGCCAGACGACGAGCAGATGACGATCTATGAAGCGGCGATGCGGTACCAAGCCGAAGGGGTGCCGCTCATTGTCTTGGCGGGGAAGGAGTACGGCTCTGGGTCGTCGCGCGACTGGGCCGCAAAAGGGACCAAGCTGCTGGGCGTGCGAGCGGTCATCGCCGAGAGCTTCGAGCGCATTCACCGGAGCAACCTGGTGAACATGGGGGTGCTGCCACTGCAGTTCAAGTCTGGTGATCACGCCGCGAGCCTGGGACTGACAGGACGCGAGCGCGTCGACATTGCCGGGATCGCCGCCGAATTGCAGCCGCGCGGAGAGCTCACCGTCCGTGCGACGCCCGATGAGGGCCATCCCATCACGTTCACCGTGACCGTGCGCATCGACACGCCGGAGGAGCTCGTCGCGTTCAAGCATGGCGGCATCCTGCCGTACGTGCTTCGCAAGTTAGTGCAGGCGGGCTGAGTGGATTCCTTGCAGCATGCTGACAGCCGCTGCAATCAAATCGCGCGCTTCGGAAATCGGCTTCGACCTCTGTGGCATTGCGCCTGCGGAGGCGTTTCCAGAGCTCGGCCGATTCCGCGAATGGCTCGCGCGGGGATACGCAGGCGAGATGCAGTATCTCGCCAGAACGGCCCACAAGCGCGCAGACCCGCATCTCCTTCTCCGAAACGCTCGGTCCGTCATTGTCACGGGGACCATCTATAACGTTGACCGGCCGTACTCGGCGACGTGCGGACCTGGCGAAGCACGTATCGCGCGCTACGGCTGGGGTGACGACTACCATGACGTCATCGGCCAGCGGCAGCATTTGCTTCTGGGTTGGATGAAGGATGCGGCTGGTGAGCTGTTCGACGCGGTCTCCTACGTCGATACAGGCCCGGTTCAGGAAAAGGTCTTCGCCGCGCGTGCTGGCCTGGGCTGGATTGGTAAGAACACGTGCGTCATCAACCAGGATGTCGGCTCGTGGATCTTCCTGGGCGTGATCTTGTGCGGTCTCGAGATCGAGCCGGACGCGCCTGCGCTGGACCACTGCGGTAGCTGCACGCGGTGCCTCGAGGCCTGCCCAACCGGTGCGCTGGTCGAGCCGTATGTGCTCGATGCAACCCGGTGTATCTCGTACCTGACGATCGAGGTGCGTGGTGCCATCCCACGGTCACAGCGGCCCGACGTGGGAGAACATGTCTATGGGTGTGATATCTGCCAGGACGTGTGCCCCTGGAACCGGCGCGCGCCGACGAGCGACGATCCGGCGTGGCTGCCGCGGACGATCTTCGATCGAACGCGCACCATCGATCTCTGGCGCCGATCGGACACCGATCTGCGGGCGGCGCTCAAGGCGAGTGCCATGACTCGGGCCGGGCTCCGCCGCTTCCGTCGCAACCTCTCGGTTGCGCTTGGCAACAGCGCCGGCCCGGAGAGTGAAGCGGCACTGTGCGATGATGACCGAGCCGACGCCCCGTCACTCGCGGATCCAGCCGTGAGGGAGCATGTGGAATGGGCGAAGGGCGGTAGGGCGCGTTCGCCGAACGCGCCAGATTAGTGGACCCCTTGGCCGCCCTGGAGAAACGCGGGATCCGCGCCGAGCATGCGAATGCCCCGATCCCACATCTGATCTGCCGGCGTGTCGAAAATGAGTCCGGCGTCTGCTTCCATGGTGAGCCACGCCGAAGCGGCGAGCTCGGCATCGAGCTGGCCAGGGCCCCAGCCGGAATAGCCGGTGAGCACGCGCGTGCGGGGCGGCGTGTCGATCAGGACACGCCGCAGCAGCTCGAGTGAGGTGGAGAGATAGAGACTTGGTGCGACCTGGGTGACGTCATCATCGACGCCCGAGGGCAGTCCGCCAAGCAGGATCCAGCCGCGCTGGGGCTCCACAGGACCACCAAACCACAGGAGAGGGCCGCTCGTTGCGCGGACGGGCGGCGCGAGGTTCACAACCTCCGCGGCGGCGGTGGTGGTCGGCCGATTCAGCACGAGACCGAACGCGCCATCCGGCGTGTGCTCGCAGAGGAGGAGCACCGTTCGCTCGAAATTCGGGTCCGTCAGTTGGGGCATCGAGAGCAAGAGCGTCGGTGCCAGGCCATTCACATGGTCGCCATCGATCGACATGGCTCCATCATACAAGACAGGATTCAGGAATCAGGGGTCAAGGGCGTCGAAGCTTCTGGTACTGCGCGAGCCGCACGGCGGGGAGACGGCCGTCTGCGACAGCCTGCTTGACCGCGCAGCGCGGCTCTCGATCGTGCCTGCAATCCGTGAAGTGACAATCGGTTGCCAGCGCCTCGATGTCTGGAAAGGCTGCTTCCAACGCCCCATCCCCTTCCCAGAGCTGCAGCTCCCGCATTCCTGGCGTGTCAATGAGCAATCCACCGCCGGGCACGGCGATCAGCTCCCGATGCGTCGTCGTGTGTCGTCCGCGCTGGTCCGAGGCGCGCACTTCGCGTGTGGCCTGACGGGCCTCTCCCAGGAGCCGATTGATCAGGGTCGACTTGCCGACGCCCGAGGATCCGAGGAAGGCGACCGTACGTCGCGGTCGCACGTGGCTACGGAGCTTCTCGAGCCCATCGCCTCGACCCGCGCTGGTGACCACGATGGGGACGCCGGGAGCGATCGCCTCCACGTCCCGCAGTCGCGCATCGATATCGTCGCACCTGTCGGCCTTGTTGAGCACGACGACCGGCGCCGCGCCACCCGCCCACGCCGTGACGAGATAGCGCTCGATCCGGCGCGTGTTGAAATCGTGATCCAAACCGCTCACGAGGAAGACCGTGTCGACATTGGCCGCCAGGACCTGTTGCTCAATCACCCGGCCAGCCGCCTTGCGCGAGAAGTGGCTCCGACGCGGCAGCACGCCCTCGATGAGCGGGGTCCGATCGTGCGCCGCCAGGCGAAGCGCCACCCAGTCGCCGACGGCTGGAAACGCGTCGCGCGCGCGCCAACGATGCCGGGCGCGCCCTGCGACACGGACGAGCATCTCTGCTTCGTCCGTGCTCACCCGATAGATGTGCTGATGCTCGGCGACGACACGCCCCGGGACCAGGCCTGCGGCGGCGTAATGCTGGAATTCTCGGGCGAAGCGGTCGTCCCATCCCAGTGTCACGAGACGAGCTGGTAATGTCATGATGACTGATGTGCTCCCGCGTGCGGCAGCGAGCCCACCGCTCGTGTGGCGCCCGGAGCCGACATATCCGCACCCCTATTGTGCGCGCGATGGACGACGATCGAGAATCGCGGAGATTCATGAATGGACCGGACGGACGCCGCAGGGCCGATGAGCGGCAGCGCGCCGACGCGCTCGAGACGTTGCTGCCAGTGGTGTACCGGGAGCTCCGGCGGCTTGCGGCGCACTACCTGCAGCGCGAGCGACCGGGTCATACGCTGCAGGCCACCGCGCTCGTGCACGAAGCGTACTTGCGCCTTCTCCGTGAGCACAACACCGCCTGGCAAAACCGCGCACACTTCTGCGCGATTGCGGCCGGCGCCATGCGTCAGATCCTGGTCGAGCACGCGCGCGCGCGACACGCGCAGAAGCGGGGCGGACACGCGGCTCGCATCACGCTCGATGAAGCGCTCGTCGCCACATCGCCGGGCTCGATCGACGTCGAGGCGTTGCATGGCGCGCTCGAGGAGCTTGCGGATCTCGATCGGCGCCAGGCGCGATTGGTCGAGCTGCGGTTCTTTGGTGGCCTGTCGATCGAGGAGGCGGCAGGGCAACTCGATGTCTCGCCGGCGACAGCCAAGCGCGATTGGACCGTCGCGCGTGCCTGGCTGCGGCGCCGGCTCGTCGGGAGCGAGGCGCCGTGAGCCGTCGGGAGGAATGGCGCCGCATCAACGAGCTATTTCATGCGGTGCTGGCACGGCCTCGAACCGAGCGAGCGGCCTTCCTCGAGGGGGCGTGCGCGGACGCGCCTGCCCTTCGGCGCGAAATCGAGGCGCTCGTCACCGCCCACGAAACCGACCCGGACTTCCTCGAGCAGGGGCTCGATCCACTCGACTTGCTCGCCCGCGGAGCCCTGTCCTCCATTGGTCCGTCGGTAGACGCACAACCGTTGTCGGCCGGCTCTCGCCTGGGCCGCTACGCCATCGAGGAGGAGCTCGGGCGAGGCGGCATGGGCATCGTCTATCTGGCCCGCGACACCGAGCTGAACCGCTCCGTGGCGATCAAGCTCCTGCCAGCCGCAGTTGCCAGCGATGACGGCCGCCGGGCCCGCTTGCGGCGTGAAGCACGCGCGGCGGCGGCGTTGTCGCATCCCGGTATCGCCACCGTCTACGCCCTCGAAGAGGTTGGACGCGTGCTCTTCATCGTGTCGGAGTACGTGCGCGGCCGAACCCTTCGGGATGAGTTGGAGGCGTTGGGCCCTTTCAAAGGTGGGCACCTTCTGAGCACCGTTTTGGACATCGCCCGCGCGTTGGCGGCTGCGCATCGACAGGGTGTCGTTCATCGCGACCTCAAGCCAGAGAACGTCGTGCGGAGTGAGCACGGCATCAAGATCGTGGACTTTGGCTTGGCGCAGGTCGCCCCTGCGGAGCGCGCCGGGTCGCTGCCCACACGGCTCACGCAGACTGGCATGATCGTGGGGACGCCGGCGTACATGTCGCCCGAGCAGCTGCGCGGCGAAGAAGCGGACGCACGATGTGATCAGTTCATGTTTGGCGTCTTGCTCTACGAGCTGATCACCGGGCAGCATCCGTTCCGTGGACCGGAAGTGCCGGCGACGTGGGCGCGGATCTTGCGCGACGAGCCGCAACCGCTCAGCGTCGTCGGTGACACAGTGGCGAGGCAGCTGCAGCCCGTGGTCACACGTTGCTTGGCGAAGGACCCTGCCGAGCGGTTTACGGCGACCGACGACCTCGTGTCTGCCATCGTGGAAGCGCGCGGCTCACTTGCCAGCGAGACGCGCAGGCAGGGTCACGCGGCCGAGAGCGTGGAGCCGGACGGCTCGGTGCCGATGACGCACGGCGGCGCACCCGGCGAGCGTCAACCGGCAACGCGGTTGGGATGGGAGGTTCACCAGGTCGTCGTGTCGCTCGTCTACGGCGTGATGCTCTGGCCCATGTGGCTGGTGCGCGCACACATGACGCCGGGACCATGGCGCACGCTGTGGTTCGTCGTCAATGTGGCGGTCGTGGCGCTCGCGGCGACGCTGCGCTTCAACCTTGCGTTCACGTCTCGTTGCTATCCTGCGGCACTCGATCTGCAGCGGCGCCGCGCTTCCTGGCTGGTGCGCAGCGCGGACTGGGCGGTTGCGCTCCTGTTGATGCTCGGCGCCGCCATCGTCGGTGGGGCGGATGTCGGTCTCACGGCGCTGCTGGTTGGCGTGGCGATTGGCGCCGGCGTGGCCTTCCTCTTCATCGAGCCCGCGACCGCGCATGCGACGCTGGGTGAGGGTGGGCCCGACCTTTAGGCCGCGCGTTCGCTGTAAGATGAAAGATCCGGGCCGGACGCCTCGGCGGGGCGTCCTAGCCTCACGACCTACCCGATCGGCTGATCCGCATCACGGCGGCGCGCGGATAACCTGAGTGATCGACGCTGATTATGCCTAGTTCCCCGGAGACGAAGAAGCGCATCGACTACCGCAACGCCTGGGAGGAAGCACGCGCGATCATCTGGGCGCGGCGCGCACGCTTGACGCTGGGCGCGGTGCTGATGCTCATCAATCGACCGATCGGGTTTGTCCTTCCGATTACATCGAAGTTTCTCATCGATGATGTCGTCGGAAAGCAGCGCCATGATCTGCTCGTGCCGCTGGCGATCGCGGCGGGTGTGGCAACGCTCGTGCAGGCAGTCACCTCGTTTGCGCTGACACAGGTGCTCGGCATAGCCGCGCAGCGCGCCATCACGGAGCTGCGTCGCTCGGTGCATGCGCACGTCACTCGCCTCCCGGTTCGGTACTTCGACACCACGCAAACCGGCATCCTCATCTCGCGCATCATGAGCGACGCGGAGGGTATTCGGAACCTCGTCGGCACCGGCCTGGTGCAACTGGCGGGTGGCATCGTCTCGGCCGTGCTCGCGCTTGGCGTGCTGTTCTATCTCAACTGGACGCTGACGCTCGCGACGCTCGTCCTCCTTGGGTCGTTTGCCGGCGGCATGGCACTGGCGTTCAAGCGGTTGCGGCCGCTGTTCCGCGAGCGCGGGAAGATCAACGCGGAGGTGACCGGCCGGCTGTCGCAAGGGCTGAGCGGGATTCGCGAGGTGAAAGCCTACACGGCCGAGCGGCGGGAGCAGATTATCTTTGCCGGCGGCGCGCATCGCCTGCTCCGAAACGTCGCGCAGTCGATGACGGGCATTTCACTGACCACCGCGCTCTCCACCGTGGTGATGGGCGTCGTGGGCGTGCTCATGATCGTCGTGGGCGGCCGCGATATGCTCAGCGGCTACTGGACGGTCGGCGATCTGTTCATGTACGTCATCTTCGTCGGCCTGGTGACCGCACCGCTCGTCCAGATGGCGTCGATTGGCACACAGATCACCGAGGCGTTCGCCGGTCTCGATCGCATTCGCGAGATTCGCCAAACCGTCGCCGAAGACGACGGCGATAGCGACCGCGTACGGCTCGAGGATCTCCAGGGAGAGATTGGGTTCGAGGAGGTGTGGTTCGAGTACAAGGAAGGCGTACCGGTGTTGAAGGGCGTGTCGTTCCGGGCGCCGGCCGGCTCGACGACCGCTCTCGTCGGTTCGAGCGGCTCTGGCAAGAGCACGCTGACCAGCCTGGTCATGGCCTTCAATCGACCCTCGTCTGGGCGGATCCTGATCGACGGCCATGACCTGCGCGATGTACAGCTCGCCAGCTATCGCGGCCAGCTCGGTGTCGTGCTGCAAGACAACTTCTTGTTCGACGGTACCATTGCCGAGAACATCCGCTATTCCAGTCCGCACGCACGCATGGATGAGGTGCGGGAAGTGGCGCGTATCGCGCACTGCGACGAGTTCGTCGAGGCGTTCGAGGAGAAGTACAAGACGGTCGTCGGCGAGCGCGGCGTTCGGCTGTCGGGCGGCCAGCGACAGCGCGTGGCCATTGCACGGGCGATCCTTGCCGATCCCAAGATTCTGATCTTGGACGAGGCGACGTCGAGCCTCGACAGCGAGAGCGAGGGCAAGATTCAAGACGCGCTACGCATGCTGCGCCGCGGCCGTACGACGTTTGTCATCGCACATCGCCTCTCGACGATCCGGAGCGCCGATCAGATCCTCGTCATCGAGGATGGTCAGATCATCGAGCGTGGGACGCACGCGGAGCTCTACGTGCGGGGCGGACGCTACCGGCAGCTCCACGACCGGCAGTACGAGTGGGAATCGGACCGGTTCATCAACCCCGGGGAAGACTTCACCCCAGAGCCGGAGAAGATGGAAGCGGCATCACGGGTGACAGAGGCGCTGTAGGGCGGCCCTTCCGGATTCCAAACATAGCTGTGTATAGTTTCACGCGTGTCTATCTGTGCTCATCTCTGGATCAAAGATTCCTTGTGCCCACCGGTGATGTCCTGTCTCATCGGCGTTGCCTTGATCGGCGCATCGCTCTTGACGAATCAGCCGGCCGAGGCCTCGCAAGGCGGTGAGACAACCGGCGAGCTGTTCGTCTACGTCGGCACCTATACCAACGGCGAGAGCAAGGGCATCTACCTGCTGCGGATGGATCCGCGCACGGGACAGCTTTCCGAGCCCACGTTGGCCGCCGAGGCGAAGAGTCCAAGCTTCCTTGCCGTTCACCCGACCAAGCGCGTGCTCTACGCCGTGAACGAGATAAGCGGCAACGACGGCGACCGCCCGGGCGGTGCCGTGAGCGCGTTTGCCATCGGTCCCGACGGCTCGCTGACACTCCTGAACGAGCAATCGTCCCGCGGAGCAGGCCCATGCTTCGTGGCCGTAGACGAGGCGGGAGCGCACGTGCTCGTCGCGAATTACGGGGGCGGCAGCGTTGCCGTGCTGCCTATTGACGAGGATGGTCGCCTCGAATCAGCCTCTGCGACCGTGCAACACGAAGGATCGAGCGTCGATCCGAAGCGGCAGCAAGGGCCGCATGCCCACTCCATCAATCCCGACCCAAGCAACCAATTCGCGTTGGCGGCGGACCTAGGGCTCGATCGCATCCTGGTTTATCGGCTCGATGCCACGGCAGGCACGATTACACCGCACGATCCCCCAGATGCCCGAGTCGAGCCTGGGGCCGGGCCACGGCATCTCGCGTTCCACCCCAACGGCCGCTTTGCCTACGTGATGAACGAGCTCCAGTCGACCGTGACATCCTTTGCCTGGGACGCGGCGGAGGGCACGCTCGAGGCTCTGCAGACGCTGCCCACGTTGCCAGCCGATTTCAGCGGCACCAACCATACGGCCGACGTCCAGGTACATCCGTCAGGCCGCTTCGTCTACGGATCGAACCGTGGCCACGACACCATCGCAGTCTTCGGCGTAGACGAAGCAAACGGGCGTCTCAGCCCGGTGGAGCATCGAGCCAGCGGCGGTAAGACGCCACGCCACTTCGGCATCGATCCCAGCGGCACCTATCTGCTCGCCGCCAATCAAGATTCCAACTCGCTTGTGGTTTTTCGCATCGACCAGCAAAGTGGCCGACTCGCACCCACTGGCACGCAGGTCGAAGTCCCTTCACCAGTCTGTGTCAGGTTCGTACGCCGGTAGGGTGACTCGGTGACAGGGTGACTCGGTGAGTTTCACCCTGTCACCCCCTCACCCCGTCACCCTGTCACTCGGGCCGGCGTACGGATCGAACCCACGACTCGACCTCTCGGCCAGCGGCGTCTCGTGCACCAAGACCAAACGCCAAGGCCACCGCCACGGCGATGGCCCCCACGAGGAGCCCAAAGGCGAGGTTGATGATCTCGTTGGCGAGCCCCATCTGACGGAGCGCCATGGCGCCCGCCAGCACGAGCACCGCCACGCGTGCGGCACTGGCCAAGAACCGCGCGTTGGTCACGTTGCTGTCTCGGATCACGTTGGCCGCCAGGTTCGCGAGGTAGAGCCCGACGCCAAACACGACGAGGCCGAGCAAGATGTGGCCGCCCAAAACGATGAACGACGACAGCAACGCTTGCAGTTCCGTGAAGCCCATCAGCCCCGCCGCTTCGATGGCAGCAAACAGGAGGATGGCGACGAGAATCAGCTGCCCCACGATGGTCGAGGGCTTCCGCGTGGGGGCTGCGCCCGCTTGCCCGACGACGCCGAGCTTGGCCAGGAAGTTATCGAAGCCAACCGCAGACAGCGTTCGGGCGACCAGCTCCGCTATCACACGGCCGATCACGTACGAGAGCACGATGACCAGCGCCGCGCCAAAGATCGCTGGCACGGAGCTCAACAGCGTATCGAGCATGTTGCTCGCCGGGCGAGTGACCGCCTCGAGCTGGAGAGCATTGAGCGCAGCAATAGCAACCGGGAGGAGCACCAGAACATACACCACCGTGCCGATGGCCCCGGAGACCGACGTGCCACCTAGGGCTTGCTGCAACCCGTGGCGCTCACCCAAGCGGTCGACGCCAATCGCCGCGAGCAGGCTCGACACGATGCGGCGGACCAGGTGTGCCACGAACCAACCGACGCCAAGCACCAGCGCCGCCGCAAGGATGTTCGGCAGGAAGGCGAGCGCTTTGTTGAGCATGCCCTGGATTGGTGTCAGCAATCCGTAGAGCTGCAGCGTGCTCAGGATCGCTGGGAGGAAGAGCAGCCACACGATCCAGTAGATGGCTTCGCCCAACGTCTGGCTGAGAGGGGGGCCCCCTTCTACGGCGAGTCGTTGGTCAGCACCGGTCGCAGTCAACGCGCGCGTGACGATTGCTCGCGCGATGGCGGCCAGCACGGCAGCGACGATGAGCAGCACCAGCACGCCCAGGAGCCGGGGGGCGAACTCGGTAATCTGCTGCAGCAGGGCGTTGAGTGGCTCGGTGACGGCCGTGAGCTGCAGGGCCTGGAAGAAGGCCATGAGCACGAACAGCATCACGCCCCAGAAGACGATCTGACCCAAGTACCGCTCGATAGGCACTTTCGCGCCGCGGGCGCCGAAGATCCATCCGGCCAGCTTGTTGTCGAAGTCGGTACGTTTCAGCAAGCCGCGCACGATTCCGGCCGCGATTAGGGCCACTAGCCAGCCCACGATGAGAATAACCAGCGCGCCAAGCACGCTGGGAAGAGACGCACCCACGTGCTCGTTGAACCGGTCCATCATGTTCTGCATCAGGTTGGTCCTCCTTTCTGCGATTGTGCCGAAAAGGGATACGCCGGGCCGTTGCTCGGGCCAAACACACCGCCACCGGCTCATCCGTTGCGTCTAACTGGGAGCATACTGTATCAACTGCCTGTCAAATCAGCAGTTTCGACTCAACTATACTCTTCATACCCTCGCGACGTCCGCCCCGTTGCGCGGCGCGACCCCCGTCGAGCAGCCCGGGAGCACCCCTGTACATTTCGGCCGTCGCACTCTACCAATCCAGGTCGTCAGTACCCTTGACACCCGAGCGCAAATGGGGCGTTGAACAAGCCGCACGTCGGCAGCTCAGCACTGAGGACCGGGGACGACAGCGCCCAAACCGCGGCCCGCCCAGCACTTCAGACCCTCTGAGGCTGTCCAATGTCACGTGTCACTGTCGAAGGGGAGGCGTGGTGTGAGGTCGTCGGTACGTGTGGGCCCCCAGGGTGACTCGCACAGATTGTGCACGCTCACGCCGAGGAGGCGCACCGGCCGTACGCCCGCGTCCGTGCGATTCAACAGGCTCAGGGCGCGGCTGACTATCTCTGGTTCGTCACGGGAGGCCGGGCTCGCGGTGCTGCTGCGGGTGATGGTCGTGAAGTCGTCGTACCGCACCTTCAGGGTGACGGTTCTGGCCCACAGGCTCTTTCGCACGAGCCAGGTGGCGCTGTGGCGCGCCATCGCTGCAACCTCATGTTGAATCTCAGCAAGGCTCGTGAGGTCCGTGGCGTACGTGTTCTCTGAACCGCGCGACTTCAGGGGACGGTTGGGCTCAACCGGCCGATCATCGATGCCGTGCGCCAAGCGG
The genomic region above belongs to Luteitalea sp. and contains:
- the acnA gene encoding aconitate hydratase AcnA, whose product is MSSLDSFDTRTTLSAGGETFDYFSLPALAEKFPQVSRLPYSLKILLENLLRREDGGFVKASDIEALGTWDVTAGVEKEIAFSPARVLLQDFTGVPAIVDLAAMREGIVKLGGDAKKVNPLQPVELVIDHSVQVDVFGLRDALERNGELEYERNRERYVFLRWGQNAFSNFRVVPPETGIVHQVNLEYLARVTCRDQDDGRHILFPDTLVGTDSHTTMVNGLGVVGWGVGGIEAEAAMLGQPISMLIPDVVGFRLSGHLPEGVTATDLVLTITEILRQQGVVGKFVEFFGPGLAALTIADRATLGNMSPEYGATIAIFPIDTMTLEYLRLTGRDEAQVALVETYTKAQGLFRSEGAPEASYASLIELDLASVEPSVAGPRRPQDRVRLGQAKARFGEALQSLLTAPKKEPRVTGTATGGGGGAALASAGAAAATEAPPWVDELDHGAVVVAAITSCTNTSNPSVMIGAGLLAKKAVEKGLTRKPWVKTSLAPGSKVVTEYLREAGLTEYLDALGFNLVGYGCTTCIGNSGPLPEEVSAIVDERNLVVCSVLSGNRNFEGRIQPQVRANYLASPPLVVAYALAGRMTIDLTTEPLGTDRDGAPVYLQDVWPSSREIQDTMAAAVQAEMFRRQYASVFEGDARWRALPVPEGERYVWDSDSTYVRHPPYFEGMTLTPQPLEDVAAARVLCVLGDSVTTDHISPAGSIKADSPAGKYLEEHGVRVRDFNSYGARRGNHEVMVRGTFANIRLRNQLVPGVEGGFTIHLPDDEQMTIYEAAMRYQAEGVPLIVLAGKEYGSGSSRDWAAKGTKLLGVRAVIAESFERIHRSNLVNMGVLPLQFKSGDHAASLGLTGRERVDIAGIAAELQPRGELTVRATPDEGHPITFTVTVRIDTPEELVAFKHGGILPYVLRKLVQAG
- the queG gene encoding tRNA epoxyqueuosine(34) reductase QueG; translation: MLTAAAIKSRASEIGFDLCGIAPAEAFPELGRFREWLARGYAGEMQYLARTAHKRADPHLLLRNARSVIVTGTIYNVDRPYSATCGPGEARIARYGWGDDYHDVIGQRQHLLLGWMKDAAGELFDAVSYVDTGPVQEKVFAARAGLGWIGKNTCVINQDVGSWIFLGVILCGLEIEPDAPALDHCGSCTRCLEACPTGALVEPYVLDATRCISYLTIEVRGAIPRSQRPDVGEHVYGCDICQDVCPWNRRAPTSDDPAWLPRTIFDRTRTIDLWRRSDTDLRAALKASAMTRAGLRRFRRNLSVALGNSAGPESEAALCDDDRADAPSLADPAVREHVEWAKGGRARSPNAPD
- a CDS encoding YqgE/AlgH family protein → MSIDGDHVNGLAPTLLLSMPQLTDPNFERTVLLLCEHTPDGAFGLVLNRPTTTAAAEVVNLAPPVRATSGPLLWFGGPVEPQRGWILLGGLPSGVDDDVTQVAPSLYLSTSLELLRRVLIDTPPRTRVLTGYSGWGPGQLDAELAASAWLTMEADAGLIFDTPADQMWDRGIRMLGADPAFLQGGQGVH
- the rsgA gene encoding ribosome small subunit-dependent GTPase A; the protein is MTLPARLVTLGWDDRFAREFQHYAAAGLVPGRVVAEHQHIYRVSTDEAEMLVRVAGRARHRWRARDAFPAVGDWVALRLAAHDRTPLIEGVLPRRSHFSRKAAGRVIEQQVLAANVDTVFLVSGLDHDFNTRRIERYLVTAWAGGAAPVVVLNKADRCDDIDARLRDVEAIAPGVPIVVTSAGRGDGLEKLRSHVRPRRTVAFLGSSGVGKSTLINRLLGEARQATREVRASDQRGRHTTTHRELIAVPGGGLLIDTPGMRELQLWEGDGALEAAFPDIEALATDCHFTDCRHDREPRCAVKQAVADGRLPAVRLAQYQKLRRP
- a CDS encoding sigma-70 family RNA polymerase sigma factor is translated as MNGPDGRRRADERQRADALETLLPVVYRELRRLAAHYLQRERPGHTLQATALVHEAYLRLLREHNTAWQNRAHFCAIAAGAMRQILVEHARARHAQKRGGHAARITLDEALVATSPGSIDVEALHGALEELADLDRRQARLVELRFFGGLSIEEAAGQLDVSPATAKRDWTVARAWLRRRLVGSEAP
- a CDS encoding protein kinase; this encodes MSRREEWRRINELFHAVLARPRTERAAFLEGACADAPALRREIEALVTAHETDPDFLEQGLDPLDLLARGALSSIGPSVDAQPLSAGSRLGRYAIEEELGRGGMGIVYLARDTELNRSVAIKLLPAAVASDDGRRARLRREARAAAALSHPGIATVYALEEVGRVLFIVSEYVRGRTLRDELEALGPFKGGHLLSTVLDIARALAAAHRQGVVHRDLKPENVVRSEHGIKIVDFGLAQVAPAERAGSLPTRLTQTGMIVGTPAYMSPEQLRGEEADARCDQFMFGVLLYELITGQHPFRGPEVPATWARILRDEPQPLSVVGDTVARQLQPVVTRCLAKDPAERFTATDDLVSAIVEARGSLASETRRQGHAAESVEPDGSVPMTHGGAPGERQPATRLGWEVHQVVVSLVYGVMLWPMWLVRAHMTPGPWRTLWFVVNVAVVALAATLRFNLAFTSRCYPAALDLQRRRASWLVRSADWAVALLLMLGAAIVGGADVGLTALLVGVAIGAGVAFLFIEPATAHATLGEGGPDL
- a CDS encoding ATP-binding cassette domain-containing protein codes for the protein MPSSPETKKRIDYRNAWEEARAIIWARRARLTLGAVLMLINRPIGFVLPITSKFLIDDVVGKQRHDLLVPLAIAAGVATLVQAVTSFALTQVLGIAAQRAITELRRSVHAHVTRLPVRYFDTTQTGILISRIMSDAEGIRNLVGTGLVQLAGGIVSAVLALGVLFYLNWTLTLATLVLLGSFAGGMALAFKRLRPLFRERGKINAEVTGRLSQGLSGIREVKAYTAERREQIIFAGGAHRLLRNVAQSMTGISLTTALSTVVMGVVGVLMIVVGGRDMLSGYWTVGDLFMYVIFVGLVTAPLVQMASIGTQITEAFAGLDRIREIRQTVAEDDGDSDRVRLEDLQGEIGFEEVWFEYKEGVPVLKGVSFRAPAGSTTALVGSSGSGKSTLTSLVMAFNRPSSGRILIDGHDLRDVQLASYRGQLGVVLQDNFLFDGTIAENIRYSSPHARMDEVREVARIAHCDEFVEAFEEKYKTVVGERGVRLSGGQRQRVAIARAILADPKILILDEATSSLDSESEGKIQDALRMLRRGRTTFVIAHRLSTIRSADQILVIEDGQIIERGTHAELYVRGGRYRQLHDRQYEWESDRFINPGEDFTPEPEKMEAASRVTEAL